The window AGCTCCACCTTCGTCGCCGCGTACTGGAAGACAGTCCCCTCGGCCACATCCGCCGCGCGCGCGACCTCGCTCATCGAGGTCCGCTCGAAACCGCGCTCCTCGAACAGCGCCTGCGCCGCGGCGAGGATGCGGGCGCGCTTCTCCGCCTTCGCCCGCTCGCGCCTGCCCAGCGCCGCCGGCGCCATCAGCTTCGTGTCATCCCGAGTTTCCATGCGCCCATTGTAGTCGACTCAAACTTGAGTACACTCAATAACGAGGCCGGGTGATCGGCATCCGGCACGCGTTGGGAAGGATGGACCATGCAGCACACGGCAGGTAACTACGAGGCGTTCGCGCGTCCCCGCCCCGCACAGCACGCCCAGGAGACGAAGGCCTACATCGTCGGCAGCGGGCTGGCCGGGTGAGTATTCGTAGTCGTGGGAGCCACCGAATCTTGCTCTTGGGGACCGCCGATCGTGCCGACGGGGGCCAGTAGCCGCCGCGGTGGGGACCACTGGCTCCCGCCGGCATCGGGTCACTGGGGCAGTGCGGTGTGTTCTCGCATGTTCCTGTCGCCGGTGTCGATCCAGATTGTGTTGTGCACGATGCGGTCCATGATCGCATCGGCGTGGACTGCTCCACCGAGCCGGGCGTGCCAGTCCTTCTTCGGGTACTGGGTGCAGAACACGGTCGAGCCGGTGTCATAGCGGCGCTCGAGCAGTTCCAGCAGCATCGAACGCATTCCCTCGTCAGGATGGTCCAGCAGCCACTCGTCGATCACCAGCAGCGAGAACGTGGAGTACTTCCGCAGGAACTTCGTCTGGCCCTGCGGCTTGTCCTTTGCCAGGGCCCAGGCCTCTTCGAGGTCGGGCATTCGGATGTAGTGGGCTCGGAGCCGGTGCTGGCAGGCCTGCTTCGCCAGCGCGCAGCCGAGGTAGGACTTCCCTGAGCCGGTGAAGCCCTGGAAGACCACGTTCTGTTGCCGCTGGATGAAGGAGCAGGTTGCCAGTTGCGCGATCACGTTCCGGTTCAGTCCCCGTTCCTCGACCAGATCCAGCCGCCGCAGGTCCGCTCCGGGATAACGCAGCCCCGCCCGGCGGATCAGACCCTCGACCTTTCCATGATTGAAGATGGAATGCGCCTCGTCCACGATCAGCTGGAGCCGTTCCTGGAACGACATCCCCAGCACGTGAGCCTCATCCTGGGCATCGATCGCGTCCAGCAGCGCGGTCGCGCCCATCTCGCGCAGCTTCCGCTTCGTGTCGTTATCGATCACGCTCACCGGACACCTCCGGCGTAGTAGTCGGCGCCACGGACGTATCCGCCGTCTTCCGCGGGTTCCTCGCGGGGTGGACGCAGGGCGGCGACCTTGTCCTGCCCGGTGGCCAAGATCGGGTGCAGATGCGCATAGCGCGGTGAACGGACCCGTCCCGTCAGCGCGAGTGCGCAGGCCGCCTCGACCCGATCTACGGAGAAGCGGCGAGAGAGCCGTAGCACCGCCAACGCGGGATCCAGGCCCTGTTCCACGATCGGCACGGACTCGAAGATCCGCTGGATCACGATCACCGTGGCCGGCCCGACCCGATCTGCCCACGCCCGCACCCTCTGCGCGTCCCAGGCCTGGAAACGCTCGCCCGCAGGTAGGTCCGCGTCGTTGGTGCGGTACTCATTGCTCGCGGTCTCCGGGAGCAGCAGGTGACTGGTCAGTCGCTGGCTGCCCTGATAGATCTCCAGCGTCCGGGCCGTGATGCGCAGATCGACCTTCGCGCCGATGTGCGCGAACGGCGCGGAGTAGAAGTTCCGCGCGAACGTGACGTGCCCGTTCCTGCCCACTCGTCGTCCGTAGTGCCATGTCGAGATCTCGTAGGGCACCGCCGGCAGCGGCGTCAGCAGCGGCCGCTCCTCCGCGTCGAACACGCTGGCGCGGGATCCGGGCCGCTTCTGGAACGGCTCCGCGTTATAGGCCTCCATCCGCTGCCCGATGGCGGCTGCAAGTTCGGGCAGGGACGTGAATCGCTGATCCCGCAGCCCGGCGATGACCCAGGTCGCGACGTGCGCGACGGTGTTCTCCACGCTCGCCTTGTCTTTCGGTTTCCGCACCCTCCCCGGGAGCACCGCCGCCGAGTAATGCGCTGCCATCTCGCGATACGCATCGTTCAGGACGATCTCGCCCTCGCGGGGGTGCTTCACCACACCGGTCTTGAGGTTGTCCGGAACGATCCTCGGGACCGTCCCGCCCAGCGCCTCGAACATCGCTACGTGCGCTCGCAGCCAGGACTCCTGGCGCATATCCAGCGCCGGGAAGCAGAACGCGTAACGAGAAAAAGGCAGGCAGGCAACGAACAAGAACACCTTCGAGACCTCGCCGGTGACCGGATCGGCCAGCTCCATCGTGGGGCCGGACCAGTCGACCTCCACGCTCTGGCCGGCCTTGTGACCGACTCTCGAAGCGGCACCGGTGACCATGACGTGGTGCTGGTAGGTGCGGCAAAACCGGTCATACCCCATCGCCGGATCCCCAGCCGCCGTGGTCGCGTCGAAGTACTCGCCGTGCAACAGCTTCAGCGTCACGCCGACCCTGGCCATCTCTCGATGGACCTGTTCCCAGTCCGGCTGTGCGAACACGCTCTCGTGCTCGCCCCGGCCCGGGAACAACCGGGCATACACCTGCTCATCGGCGACGTCCGCGATATCGCCCCACCCGATCCCTGCAGCGTCAGCGGCCTCGAACACCGCCCTCACGGACTTGCGGGACATGCCCTGCGAGGACGAAATCGCTCGCCCCGACAGACCTTCTGCGCGCAGCTGGAGCACCAGCTTCGCCCTGATCTTCCGTACCATTCCAGATTGCTCCTTCCGCCGCGTGCCCTATACACACGGCGGAAGGAGCGTAGACAGAGCGGCCCCAACGACACCACTGGTGGTCCCGAACGACGCCACCGCTACGGCAGCGACGTGGCACCCGAACCCTCGATCAGCGGACCCCAGCGAGGCGAATATTCACCGGGCTCGCGGCGGCCGTCTTCCTGATCCGCGACGCCGGGGTTCCCGGCGCCAACGTCACGATCCTCGAGAAGGACGACATCGCCGGTGGTGCGCTCGACGGCCTCGACGTTCCGGAGAAGGGCTTCGTCATCCGCGGCGGCCGGGAGCTGGAGAACCACATGGAGTGCCTGTGGGACATGATGCGCTCCATCCCCTCCCTGGAGCTCGAGGGCGCCTCCGTGCTCGACGAGTTCTACTGGCTCAACAAGGATGACCCCAACTACTCGCTGCGTCGGGCCACCGTGCGCCAGGGAGAGGATGCGGGCCACAAGGGCCGCTTCGACCTGCCGAAGCGCGCCCAGAAGGACCTGCTCAGGATCTTCCTCGCCGAGCGTTCGGAGATGGAGGGCAAGCGCATCGACGAGGTAATGGGCCGTGAGTTCCTCGACTCGCCGTTCTGGATGTACTGGCGCACCATGTTCGCCTTCGAGGAATGGCACTCCGCGCTCGAGTTCAAGCTCTATCTCCACAGGTTCGTCCACCACATCGGCGGGCTGCCCGACTTCTCGGCGCTGAAGTTCACGAAGTACAACCAGTACGAGTCCTTCGTCCTGCCGCTCATGCACTACCTCACCGAGCACGGCGTCGTCTTCCAGTCCGGCACCGAGGTTGTCGATGTGGACTTCGCCCACCGCAACGGCGAGATCCGCGCCACCGCGATCCACTGCCGCCGCGACGGCGCCGAGGAGAGCATCGAGCTCGGTGAGCACGACCTCGCGCTGATGACGATCGGCTCGCTGGTGGACAACTCCGATGAGGGCGACCACCACACGGCCGCCGTGCTCAACGAGGCCCCGGCCCCGGCCTGGGACCTGTGGAAGCGCATCGCGAAGAAGGACCCGTCGTTCGGGCGCCCGGAGGTCTTCTGCTCCTCGATCGAGGAGACGAAGTGGGAGTCGGCCACCGTCACCACGCTCGATCAGCGCATCCCGGCCTACATCGAGCGCATCGCCCAGCGCGATCCGTTCAGCGGCCGCGTGGTCACCGGCGGCATCGTCACCGCCGAGGACTCCTCCTGGCTGCTGAGCTGGACGGTCAACCGCCAGCCGCACTTCAAGAAGCAGCCGAAGGACCAGATCGTCGTCTGGGTCTACGGCCTGTTCGTCGACGTCGACGGCGACTACGTGAAGAAGCCCCTGTCGCAGTGCACCGGTGAGGAGATCACCCAGGAGTGGCTCTACCACCTGGGAGTGCCCGTGGAGGAGATCCCCGAGCTCGCGGCGACGGGCGCCCGGTGCGTGCCGGTCATGATGCCCTACGTGACGAGCTTCTTCATGCCCCGCCACGCCGGGGATCGGCCCCGGGTCGTCCCGGAAGGCGCCGCGAACTTCGCGTTCCTCGGGCAGTTCGCGGAGACCGGACGCGACACGATCTTCACCACCGAGTACTCGGTGCGCACCGGCATGGAGGCCGTCTACGAACTCCTGAATGTGGAGCGCGGCGTGCCGGAGACCTGGGGCTCCACGTACGACGTGCGCGACCTCCTCGAGGCCTCGGCGCGCATGCGCGACGGCGAGAAGGTGAAGGTCCCCGGCCCGGCCGCGCTGCGCAGCTACCTGCGCGGCAGGCTCGAGCACGGAGAGATCGGCCAGCTCCTCGAGGAGCACGGCCTGATCTGAGCCTTGCGTCCGCCCACCGGGCGCGCCTCGGGGAGGTCCCGAGGCGCGCCCACGGCGCGTCCGAAGAGGGGCAGCGCCGCTAGCAGGAGGTCTTCGCGAGTGTCGCGCGGAGAGCCCCATGGTCTTTGCCGATGCTGTGCGGCTTCGGGCTCTCGGGCGAGGACCTCGTAGCGGAGCGTCTCGGTCTCTGCCGGGGATGAGCACCCAGAGGGAGCCGTGGAGGCGGCGGGGCCGCTGCTGTCCGCGACGTTCTCGCTGTAGGCCCGTGAATCGCAGCGCAAGGACGCCGAGCAGCTCGCGATCGAATTCTCCAAGGTGATCCGTCTTCGCGGCGTCCGGATCGATCGTGCTCAGAGATCCACGGCGCTGTCCCGCTCGATCCATTCACGGAGCTGCCGCAGCAGCTCGGGCCCCTTCTGGCTGTCGTCGCGTTCCGACGCCGCAAGCTGCTCGACCTCCGTCCAGAGAGCTCCCAGCAGCACATCGATGCCGAGCTCTGCGGGCTCGACCAGATGATCATCGGTCAGCCACGAGTCCGCGTCACCGCGCTCCGACGCGAAGATGAGCAGCTCGACATCCTCCCGTTCGAGGGGTCCTGATCCGGTGGGGGCGGGGAGCTGGGCGCACCACTCGTCGAGCAGGCCGAGGTATCGGGAGTAGCTGGCCAGATCCCACCATGCCGTGTACAGCTTCACCTCAGCATGCTTCGTGAACCAGCGCCGGACCACTGCGTCGAGCACGGGAGTCGTATCGACGTCGTTCGATGCGGCGGTCAGGAAATAGATGAATTTGGTGCCGAACGCCGGTCCAAGGTATTTGAGATAGGGCACTCCTTCAGACCTCTGCTCCGCGATGTGGGCGCAGGCTCTCTCGCGCGAGCTGGGCGAGCACGGCATCACGGCCAACGCCGTCGCGCCCGGGGAGATCGCGACCCCCATGACCGGGCAGACGGACCAGGACCCCCGCACCGGGGAGCGCCCCGGCATGCCGCTGCGGCGGCCCGGGGGCGCGTGGGAGGTCGCGGCCGTCATCGCCTTCCTCGCCTCGCCCCAGGCCCCCTACGTCACGGGCGCCTCCTGGGTCGTGGATGGCGGGATGCTGCAGATGGGGCCGCAGGGCGCGGCGGCGACGGTCGACGACGCCTGGCGTCGCCCCTGAGACCGGGCGGCCCCGTGCCCCCGCGGCGGCCACCTCGAGCCCGACCTGCACGGTGAGCATCGCCTGCCCCTGCACGTGCTCGAGCAGGCGCGCACCTGCCGGCGCCGGGGTCAGCAGACTACCGGGACCCCGTCGGTCGTCGTCGGCGCCTCGACGGCGGTGCGCGTTTGCTGGCGGCGGTGCACGGCGAAGGACCAGCCGGCGATGCCGAGCCCGGCGATCGCGAGAGCCACGCCCGTCCAGGCCGGGGCGAGCAGGCCCCAGCCGGCGGCGAGCACGGCCGCGCCGAGCGCCGCGCCGAGGGAGTTGCCGATGTTCAACGCCGAGTGGTGCAGGGCCGCGGCGAGCGAGGGGGCATCCGGCGAGGCATCCAGCAGGAACAGCTGCAGCGAGGGACCCATGAGCTGCGAGGTGATCGCGAGGGCGAACAGCAGGATCATCCCGGCGATCGCGTTCTCGGCCACGAGGGCGAAGACCGTGAGGCTCACCGTCATGCCGATCAGGCCGGCGAAGATCGTGCCGTAGAGGCTGCGGTCCGCGGCGCGCCCCGCGAGGACGTTCCCGATCGTCATGCCGACGCCGAACACGAACAGCGCCACCGGCACCGCCCGTTCGCCGAGCCCCATCACCCCGGGCACGATCTCGCCGATGTAGCTGTACACCGCGAACATGCCGCCGAACCCGATCGAGCCGATGCCGAGCGCGAACCACACCTGCGCCCGGCGCAGCGCCCGCAGCTCACCGCGGATCGAGCCGGTGACCCCGGCGCCCTCGGGCTCAGGCACCAGCCGCCAGATCGCGATCGTGCTGAGAGCGGCGACGACCACGACGATCACGTAGGCGGAGCGCCAGCCGACGACCTGCCCGAAGGCGGTGGAGGCGGGCACACCCAGCATCGTCGCGATCGTCAGCCCCAGCATCACCAGCGAGACGGAGCGGGCGCGCCGTCCGGGCGGGGAGAGGCGCGCCGCGACCAGCGAGGCGACGCCGAAGAACGCGCCGTGGGGGAGGCCCGCGACGAAGCGCGCGGGGGCCAGCGCAGAGAACGTCGGAGCCATGGCGGAGAGCAGATTGCCCAGCCCGATCAGCGCGATGAGCAGCACCAGCAGCTTCGCGCGCGGCATATTCACCGCCGCGATCGTCACCAGCGGCGCGCCGATCACGACGCCCAGCGCGTACAGGGTGATGAGCATCCCGGCCTGCGGGGTGGAGACCTCGAGGTCCCGCGCGATCTGGGGCAGGAGCCCCATCGAGGCGAACTCGGTGGTGCCGATCGCGAAGGCGCCGAGCGCCATCGCGAGGATCACCAGGCGCAGACGTCCGGGTGAGAGCGGCGCCTGGGGAGCGTGCGGCTGCGTCATCGGGGGACCTCCAGCGGCGGGACGGGCGGGGACTCGCTGCCGACGCTGGAAGCGGAGGGGACCCGTCGATCCTAAGGGCGGGGGAGGGGCAGGGGCCAGGGCGGGGTGAGGGACGGAACGGGGCCGGGCAGAATTGCTCCATGGCACGCACGACCACGTCCTGAATCCCGACGGGGAGCACATCTTCGTCTCCTGCATGGACTGGCCCGGACGGTCGGTCCATCGCGTTCGTGGACTATCCCGTGGACGGGCTGCACGGCTGAGAGGGGGCACGGCCTGCTCCGGCTGCTGCTGTGCAGACTCCCCGGACCTCACGCCGTGCATCCCGGCACCCTGCTCGGTGCCGGTCGCAGCCGCCCGGCCCCACTCCGTCCCCATGCTGCGAGCCCATCGTGACCGGAGCGCCCGCCGAGCGGCGAACGCCCCGTCCTGGACGGCGTGCGGGCCGGGCAGGCCCGGAGCGGGCTCAGCGCTGCGAGGCCTCCGCGATGCGGCCGGTGTTCTGGGCCGTGCGCACGGTCGCGACCGCGAACTCGAGCCCGAGACGCATCGCGATCAGCGCGATCACCGAGGGGATCCAGCCGAACAGGATCGAGAGGATCAGCGGGACCGGGCTGAAGCTCGGCTCACCGAAATAGCTGTTCATGCTTCCCCACGCGAACCCGAACACGATCCCGCTGACGATGTTGCTCAGCCACATCAGCGCCGCGACGACGAACGCGAGGACATAGAGGAACGACGAGAACTTCACGGTGATGAAGTGCTCGAACTTGAAGTCAAACAGCGTCTTGAAGAAGCCCGCCTCGCCGAAGCGGCCATCCCCGGAGGCGCTCCCGGAGGGGCCGCCGCCGACGGCGTGCGGCGCCGCCGCGGGGCTCTGCGCGGAGCCCCAGGCCTGCTCCTGGGCGGCTGGCTGCGGAGCCGACGGCGCGCTCTGCGCCCCCCAGGCGTCCTGCTGACCGGGCGCTGCGGCAGACTGCTGGCCATAGGGATCCGACGACGGGGCGGCGTAGGGATCGGCCCCCTGCTCGGCACCGCGTGCGGAGGGGGCCTGGTCCTGGACGCCGAATCCGCTGCTCGTCGGCTCAGGCTCAGAGCCCTGGCCGTACTGCGGATCCAGCGGGTTGCTGCCCTCGGGCGGCTGCGACATGGTGCGACTCCTCCTGCGAGATCTGATGGACGAGGAGGAGCTCGGCGGCGTCCCCGCGCCGCCGTTCCCACCCCGACGCTCACCGTACCCGCGCGCGATGGCGATGGGGAGGCGTCTGCGGAGCGGAGCCGGCCCTGGCGCTCCGGCCGGAGGATGATCGCGGCCCCCGCCCAATGGCACCGCGAGCGGATGGGAAGCTCGTCGGGCCGACTGCACCATGGAGATCATGGCCGACGGCGTCCGGCCGCTCAGCCGCCCCCTGCAGCAGCTGCTCAGCCCAAAGACCGCAGGCTTCGCCGCGGTCAGCTCCGTCGCCGGACTGCTCAGCGTGCCGTCGTCGCCCGCTCGATGATCTCCCTCATCCGCGCCGCGGCCCCCGGCTCGTCGCCGGCGCCGATCGCGGCCGCGACCTCCTGATGCAGTCCGAGGTCGTGCCGGTCAGGGGCCTGCTCGCCCCGCTCCACGGTCGCCCGGTGGCGCAGGCCCTCCTCGATCACGGCGCGCAGCCGGCCGAGCATCGCGTTGCCGGAGAGGGCGAGGACCTCGGCGTGGAAGGCCCGGTCCGCGGCGAGGAAGGCGCCGCACTCGGGCCCGTCGGCCGCCTCGACCATCGAGTTCGCAGCGGCGGCGAGCGCGCGGGCGCTCCCACGCCCGTCCCGGACCTCGCGGGCCGCGGCCGCTGCTGCCGCGGGCTCGACCGCATGGCGCAGGGAGCGCAGCTCCGCGAGCTGCCGCGCGTGATCCGGGCCCTCGAGGCGCCAGCGGATCACCCGTGGATCCAGCAGGTCCCACTCGCTGATCGGGAGGATGCGCAGACCGACCCGTCGGCCGGCGCTCAGCATCCCGAGCCCGCCGAGCACTCGCGTGACCTCGCGGACCACGCTGCGGGAGGCGCCGGTGCGCGCGATGAACCCCTCGATCGTGTCCGCGGCGCCGGCCTCCAGCTCGCCGCCGACGATCGCGGCGCCGAGCTGGTCCAGCGCCTGCTCGAAGGCGCTCGCGCCGGCGGTCATGCCTGCGAGACGGGGGAGACGACCAGCTCGTCGTTGCGCACGTGCGCGGGGGAGTCGAGCACGAAACAGGCGGTGCGTGCGATGTCCTCCGCGGTGAGCATCCGGGCGCGGGCCTCGGCGTCGGGCACGGAGGGGCGCTGGTCGAGGAAGTCGGTCGCGACATCGCCCGGGCACAGATGACACGCCCGCACGCCGTGCGCGGCCTCCTGCTGGTTCAGCGTGCGCACCAGGGAGCCGAGCGCCGTCTTGCTCGCCGAGTAGGCGACCCCTGCACCGGGCTGGAACGACCAGCCCGCATAGGAGGAGATCACCACGACCTGCCCGCCGCGCTCGCGCAGGCGGGGGAGGGCGGCGTCGACGGTGCTCGCGACCGCGGTGAGGTTCGTGGCGACGATCGCGTCGAACTCCGTCAGGTCCTGATCGTCCCAGCGCCGCTTCGGCGCGTTCAGGCCGGCCGCGAGCACGAGCGCGTCGATTCCGCCGAGCTGCTCGGCGATCCGCTCGGCGGTGCTCCGAACGGCCTTCC is drawn from Brachybacterium muris and contains these coding sequences:
- a CDS encoding ATP-binding protein, with translation MSVIDNDTKRKLREMGATALLDAIDAQDEAHVLGMSFQERLQLIVDEAHSIFNHGKVEGLIRRAGLRYPGADLRRLDLVEERGLNRNVIAQLATCSFIQRQQNVVFQGFTGSGKSYLGCALAKQACQHRLRAHYIRMPDLEEAWALAKDKPQGQTKFLRKYSTFSLLVIDEWLLDHPDEGMRSMLLELLERRYDTGSTVFCTQYPKKDWHARLGGAVHADAIMDRIVHNTIWIDTGDRNMREHTALPQ
- the istA gene encoding IS21 family transposase — protein: MVRKIRAKLVLQLRAEGLSGRAISSSQGMSRKSVRAVFEAADAAGIGWGDIADVADEQVYARLFPGRGEHESVFAQPDWEQVHREMARVGVTLKLLHGEYFDATTAAGDPAMGYDRFCRTYQHHVMVTGAASRVGHKAGQSVEVDWSGPTMELADPVTGEVSKVFLFVACLPFSRYAFCFPALDMRQESWLRAHVAMFEALGGTVPRIVPDNLKTGVVKHPREGEIVLNDAYREMAAHYSAAVLPGRVRKPKDKASVENTVAHVATWVIAGLRDQRFTSLPELAAAIGQRMEAYNAEPFQKRPGSRASVFDAEERPLLTPLPAVPYEISTWHYGRRVGRNGHVTFARNFYSAPFAHIGAKVDLRITARTLEIYQGSQRLTSHLLLPETASNEYRTNDADLPAGERFQAWDAQRVRAWADRVGPATVIVIQRIFESVPIVEQGLDPALAVLRLSRRFSVDRVEAACALALTGRVRSPRYAHLHPILATGQDKVAALRPPREEPAEDGGYVRGADYYAGGVR
- a CDS encoding oleate hydratase; the protein is MFTGLAAAVFLIRDAGVPGANVTILEKDDIAGGALDGLDVPEKGFVIRGGRELENHMECLWDMMRSIPSLELEGASVLDEFYWLNKDDPNYSLRRATVRQGEDAGHKGRFDLPKRAQKDLLRIFLAERSEMEGKRIDEVMGREFLDSPFWMYWRTMFAFEEWHSALEFKLYLHRFVHHIGGLPDFSALKFTKYNQYESFVLPLMHYLTEHGVVFQSGTEVVDVDFAHRNGEIRATAIHCRRDGAEESIELGEHDLALMTIGSLVDNSDEGDHHTAAVLNEAPAPAWDLWKRIAKKDPSFGRPEVFCSSIEETKWESATVTTLDQRIPAYIERIAQRDPFSGRVVTGGIVTAEDSSWLLSWTVNRQPHFKKQPKDQIVVWVYGLFVDVDGDYVKKPLSQCTGEEITQEWLYHLGVPVEEIPELAATGARCVPVMMPYVTSFFMPRHAGDRPRVVPEGAANFAFLGQFAETGRDTIFTTEYSVRTGMEAVYELLNVERGVPETWGSTYDVRDLLEASARMRDGEKVKVPGPAALRSYLRGRLEHGEIGQLLEEHGLI
- a CDS encoding MFS transporter produces the protein MTQPHAPQAPLSPGRLRLVILAMALGAFAIGTTEFASMGLLPQIARDLEVSTPQAGMLITLYALGVVIGAPLVTIAAVNMPRAKLLVLLIALIGLGNLLSAMAPTFSALAPARFVAGLPHGAFFGVASLVAARLSPPGRRARSVSLVMLGLTIATMLGVPASTAFGQVVGWRSAYVIVVVVAALSTIAIWRLVPEPEGAGVTGSIRGELRALRRAQVWFALGIGSIGFGGMFAVYSYIGEIVPGVMGLGERAVPVALFVFGVGMTIGNVLAGRAADRSLYGTIFAGLIGMTVSLTVFALVAENAIAGMILLFALAITSQLMGPSLQLFLLDASPDAPSLAAALHHSALNIGNSLGAALGAAVLAAGWGLLAPAWTGVALAIAGLGIAGWSFAVHRRQQTRTAVEAPTTTDGVPVVC
- a CDS encoding DUF4282 domain-containing protein yields the protein MSQPPEGSNPLDPQYGQGSEPEPTSSGFGVQDQAPSARGAEQGADPYAAPSSDPYGQQSAAAPGQQDAWGAQSAPSAPQPAAQEQAWGSAQSPAAAPHAVGGGPSGSASGDGRFGEAGFFKTLFDFKFEHFITVKFSSFLYVLAFVVAALMWLSNIVSGIVFGFAWGSMNSYFGEPSFSPVPLILSILFGWIPSVIALIAMRLGLEFAVATVRTAQNTGRIAEASQR
- a CDS encoding FadR/GntR family transcriptional regulator: MTAGASAFEQALDQLGAAIVGGELEAGAADTIEGFIARTGASRSVVREVTRVLGGLGMLSAGRRVGLRILPISEWDLLDPRVIRWRLEGPDHARQLAELRSLRHAVEPAAAAAAAREVRDGRGSARALAAAANSMVEAADGPECGAFLAADRAFHAEVLALSGNAMLGRLRAVIEEGLRHRATVERGEQAPDRHDLGLHQEVAAAIGAGDEPGAAARMREIIERATTAR
- a CDS encoding SDR family oxidoreductase codes for the protein MTTDGTTASSRGAQDEAPRGASTAGPRTVWITGAGSGMGRATALRAARSGWTVALSGRRREVLEQLAAEIREAGGSALVAPLDVQDRKAVRSTAERIAEQLGGIDALVLAAGLNAPKRRWDDQDLTEFDAIVATNLTAVASTVDAALPRLRERGGQVVVISSYAGWSFQPGAGVAYSASKTALGSLVRTLNQQEAAHGVRACHLCPGDVATDFLDQRPSVPDAEARARMLTAEDIARTACFVLDSPAHVRNDELVVSPVSQA